The sequence AGTGTAGTCCAATTGAACACACTTGTTATTGTCCAAGCAATAATTCACAAGTTTGTAGGCGGATTCGAGCCAAATGGTCTGTCTACTGATAGCTTCAGTGTCACTTCCGTCCGCATGGCGTTGCCATATTGTAACCTCAAAATATCTCCATGCTTTGTTTTGGCCTCGATTGAAAACCAGAAATCGATTCCATTCTGGGCGTGTGGAATTAATGTGAGGTGTACAGTCTTTAATTCGAACATTATCAATATTCACTGCTTCAACACAAGCAAAGTATTCACCGTTTGGAAGCCCCTCTGCGTAATGTATAAATAAAAGCAGAAATACCATTTTTTGTATTTGTTTATGCACTTCATAGCACTTGTACATCTTGTTGATTTGTCGAACGTCTCCCTCACTGAGGTGTTGTGCCATTCCGAGTTCAGGTTCCCCCTGTGTTTCGTACACTACTGGATTGTTAACGGTGATAGTCTTCAAACGTGTCTTCAAACGTGACTCATCAATTGAAAACGCTGTGTCATGATAGTGCATGATAGAACCATAGTCATAGACTTCGCCCTGATAGTCCACTTTAGTGCGCTTACTAAATTGATGATGTGTTAGAGTATTGTTTTCCATATTTTCCCAGTGTATTGTTATGTATCAGTCTCTATCTGGTCTGCTTTGCTCGTGCCAGAAACCAATGGCATGACCAATCTCGTGAAGAATGGTTGCATGCTCGCGACATCCCAATCCAAGATTGATGATTTGTATCCTTTCTCGCGATTTGCCAACAGAATTCGAAGAGCAGTCTCCGAAATTAAAATCTGTAAACTCGATATAATCGCCGTTGATTACTTCCATAAATTTCAAGCAAGTTCTTGTCTCATACTCTTCTATTGCCTCATGAATGAACCGCTTTACCTTAGGTGATACAAATCTGTATATACGATATCGTACCACCCCATCAGGCCATTGCTTGTCACGTGCAGCTCCCTGCTTCCTGGCCTAGGAAAATACAAATTCggatgcatgtatgtattctTGTGAATTAGCATTGTAAGATGTAAGCCTGAATTACTGCTGCAGCccaatgcatgcaatgcagcatgcattaattttatatgcaCGATTAGATCAACAATGTACTTAAGTCAATATCGCTATCATGCATATTTCAATACTGCATGCCACGATAAGTATTGTGAAATCTTACTTTTAAAAGCATTAGCTGATCCATATATGCCTCCTTAATCTCGTCCGGTGGAATGTTGAGGTCGCCTTCAAATAAGTTGGAATCGTACAAACCGTCAGCTCTGGCTCGATCCTCATCCTCTAGAAAGACCTTTGCAACTTTTTCTATCTGTGCAAGGGCATTTTGTATCAACCTAGCATTTAGAGCAACTGGTAGAAGCAGCAGGAACGCAATAGTCAGCAGCTTTCTCATAATTGCATGCAGTCAGCGTGCATTAGCCGTTGCTCTCTCTTTTATACAATCTGTAATCTGACTGTCTGCCTTAGAGTATTCCACTCAGACAATGTTATTCATACCACCTTAATGGTTCAATCATCGAGAGTAATCGTCTTAGAGTAATCCTAAGCTATATGGAAACTTATAGTCTTTGAGTCACTCATTAGAGAGTATAATCCTACACACATGGGAAGCTATGGAAGATTACACTGTCAAAAAAGTTCCCACCGCCTAGTAAATGTGACACTCTATGATGGTTGATATAGATACTGGACACCCAGCACGAGTGCAacatgcaataactaacttgttacCCAATTATGACGTCGGTATAAGTTTTTTCGTTTTTCCTGCAATTGTAATAAaatcatgcatgtgttttgagtaaattcattagttttgcacAACAAGTGCAAAGGGACTTAGCCTATAAAACGGACCAATTGAGTTATTATTGGTTGGGAGGGTGGGTCATTATAACTCAGATTTCATCCACTGGCAAGTCTGCATtcacacacagtgcaacatgccatgcAATATAATTGTGGTTGCTATATGGTagctatggtagtgatgcaacatgccatataaaGAGCACTGGGTTttataggccctgataaatatGCTCAGAATAATTTTAggtgtccatttttggtaaagatcattacattaagttttgcataatgATATTCTCGGTGCCGAatagtaaataattattatggatcACTTCAAGcgtattaattattaattaggCTTGTGTCGTTgtgtgtagcctcgatccctaTAGTTTTTCAcctaactgttataaaagcgaaaactcagcctgggattgaggctatgttgtgtgctgtgtttttgtctaCGTCTTATAATCACATTTTTGGGGAATAATCagatttttatgagaataatcaGATTTTTTAtgaggcacatttttcaaagaattaaagaatagaataatgggtgaaaaaaagcataatttatcagggcctactgGGTTGccttgatctgcccactcactgggcaacaaacACTGTAATCTCGGTTTCATAAAAcattgaccataattatacatgtagataaacTGTTTTCGCATGCCGCAacgtagcctcgatcccaggccgagttttcgcttttataacggttaggcgaacaactagctgggattgaggctagcCGCAACGACGCTGAAATGTCAAGATCATTTAATGTGCCTCCTTTATTCCAGCTGCAATGGCTTATATtcccaccatgcatgcagttagtCTATATACTAAACACGTGCGCTAGGAGGCGGTTGGTAATATGGCCATGCAGACGGAAAATATAAATACAGGAATGGTGCAAAAGAATGGGAAATGATCCGATTATGAGATTTGGTATCCCAATTCCAATTCATTTGTGTCCGATTCATTTTGCCATtcacattcataattatgcagaggtcagtcagtgtgtgtgtaaccATAGATGTAACTAACAGGATTTTTTATGTAACGTAACTCGCAAGTCATCACTGCATATATGCAAACTGTCATATGGTGTTTTACAATGTGCTACTCTTGCTACAGGTTCTACAGTACACCACAAGTTGAACAGCACGTCCAAACCATCACTCTCTCTACTCAGTGCCCCTCCCCACGTCCTCTCCCCAATGTCCTCCCCCCAATGCCCTCCCTCTGTCTCCCGTTCCTCCAGTCACTGTTACCACATCGGCAGGGGTCTAAAGGTCACGAGGAGGAAGACATGGCCGAGAGTGAGTTCGGAGGTCTGCGTTCAGAGGACGAAGGTCAGCcaggagtgggtgtggcctctaGTAAAGCTAGCAATGTGATGGAAGTGGACATTGAGTGTAGAGACTTGGAGGTCAAGAACTATGACTGGCTAGTAGAGCATTTCAGAATGATGTGATATTTGTGTGAACGAAGCATTCTTAACAATAATAGTCTACATGATGTGAATTATTGTAACGCTATTCTGAACATTAAACTTTAGCAGTGTAGCTATTATGGTACATCGTTTAATGATCATCAGGAgtgcctatatatacatgataataattaatgctAAATCAataaacactataattataaggattgTTTGGCTGTTATGTCGTCAATTCAAACTTGATGCGGACAAATCGTCTCCATTCCTATATTCTCTTGGATAGCTAGTTTGTTATTAATCCACCTGACATTTTCTACTGTTGATCAACTGTGACAGTCTGTGTAGTCACTATCTAGTGACTTTTCTCTCCTCCTATTTCTTCCCACTGACATCTCCGACTTGTTGCTCTATTATTCCAGTCCTTTGATCTAAAGcaactccataattattattttgggcTACAAAAGCTCTAAGGTAAAAAAAACCATTCTTTGAGCTCGCTGCGGCCATGAGCCCATGTGACTCGACCTTCCGCTTTCCTATTTCATTGCAAAAGGGTTATGGTCCATGCGCGCACACACCAATTTTTTTCACGATTTAATCGTGAAAGTATACATCATTATGAATGCACCTGACTagctataaaaattaatgatgatgCTCAAAGCCTTACCCAGTAAAGTCACATTTTCATAAATTTAGCATGATTGACATTATACAAAATTAACTACATAATAATTTGGAAGTGAATggagaacacacacacacacacacacacacacacacacacacccacacgtacacacacacacagagaaaaTATCAATGTCCAGTTCTATATCGAATGTTTCtgttggccacacccacttcctgtCCATCTAGCTCCCTACTGAGCGTGTGCAGGCTGGAGAGCACATCGTTGAACCCTGCACTGTAATCACTGCTTGTGACACTTCCCTCCGTGGGTGTGATACTGGGAGGTGGGGTGGACTGCCCTCGACCCATctctgtgtgtggagtgggtgggtatgaggagtggagggggtgggtatTAAGGGTGAGTGTGGGGAGGGGAATATACTACACTGAGTGTATATGGACCTTCTATATGTAAGACACGgaaaaaaaatgtttgatACTAGTGTAGGGAGTATATACTCAGTAGGgtacagtaattattattacataaaattatgtacaatatTCAAAAATAAGACGCAGGCATTTAAAGGGATACTTTAACTGATTTGATTGAGTATGGTACTACAGTACTGGTAGGTATGGCTGCTCACCTGATGCCAGATCCTCCACTCCAGTGACAGTACTAGTCTCCTCAGAGGATATCTCAGAGCCGGTGGTCTCTTCCAGGGCAGGGGGGAGGGCCGTGTTACTACCAACCTGTGcatggataataattattatggtgtaAGGTGAAAGCATCAGAGAAGGCTATCGCTAGTGAAGTGTGCACACAacaaatcaataattatgggtacATCTTATTATCAGACACATCCCATCAAACAAACCATGATGTCATCTAATTAACACTCTACAAGCAGGCACTTCAACGATAACAACAAGATCATGTCAGTACAGTCATCACAATCGTACTAAGTGGCTGACCTGTTGTCTCCCTCGTCCTCGTCTCTGTGTTCCCAGTCCATTCTGAGCGGCCTGTCCCGTGGTGCGAGCTTGTATCATTCTCCTCCGTTGCAAAGCAGCCCTCCTCTGTTCATCGTAGTCCCTCACCACATCACTCACCCACATGAGCACGGTACACGTGCACAGACTGACAAAGATGCTGATGATCACTATCACACTCATGGAGATGGGCCACTGGTACAGGTAGTACCTGCATATACCATTTCATGACTTTTAATAGGCTCATGTTCTAGGCAAATATGGCCCACTCAACTATTTACCTAGTAcaccaacataattattcctacACTGACTTTTAGACCAAACTTGTCTGCTGATCGATACTAGTTTCTCCATACAAAACTTCTTTATCTAGCCATACCAAGGGCTTTAAATTATAAGCCATTGGCCATGAATATACAATTGTTTAGTATTACGTGAATCCACTGAAGTTGGCCTCGATGCTCAGTTGTGTTGAGTAGAGCTGCACTCCATGATGCTGTACAGTGACTAGTGCAGAGAGAGCCCCATCACCGTACGGCTCGTAGTAGCTCTCAAACAGGACCAACTCGATGACTTGCTTCTGCTCCCAGAGACCCAGGAGGAGGGGCACTGCAAAGAACAGGGTGTAGAGGATTTGGAGGAGGAAGGACTTGAACCGAATCATAACCTgtggaaggggggggggggataataGTGAGAAATTTAGatttgctatacatgtataggggACCTTGGAAACAAGTCAAAAATGTACGTATGTGTCTACAGTACCTTAGGTAAATGCCATGGAGTCACTAAATTGTCATCTAGTGATAATAACGTCAGAAATTAATGGTCATTGGAACAGACTAATTGAGAATAGAAGCTTAATTACAATGAAGGGGTCAACAATGATTCTCTCACTGGTCTGGCTGAGGACGAGAGGTACCGCCCGTCAGTGGAATGGAAGGTGAGGTTGACCATGAACACACCCACTTCCTGGTTGGCATTCGTCTCAGGGATTTCTAGCTCCAGTAAGATCTTGTAGTACTGCCCAGAGCTCAGCAACTGCACCAATGGAATTAGTAGTCACATTGTAAGTGAATTTAGAACAAGGAGAAAGCTTTACAGCTAGgtattagatctagctacTTTATTGGTACATGTTGATTTGTTGATTTTGCTGAAAAATATCCCCtgaccaaaattaatgttgagaCATGCAATTACAACCTTCCAAACCCAAGTTACGACCATTATTAATCCTAGATTGGCCAGTAATCTAGATGCAACCCTCACCTTTTTTCCACCATTTAAGATTAGCTCGGCTTGAGGGAACGGACACTGAATATCACTGCACCCTGGTCTGTGGGAGCCAATAACAGAAACACTATTCTTATATCTGGCTCTAAAAACACAATTCTTCTAACTTTAAATATACATTTGAACATCTCCTCATCGTTAATGTACTTCAGCAGATGTACTCACGTGTATTGTAAGTGTACAGGTAGAGTGTGTAGTTTCTGAGGGACCATGATTCTCCTCATGATGGCGTagatgaagagagagagaagcACATAGCCTAGGAAGATGAGGATACCCATCAGAATACGGATGAACAGCTCTCGAGTTGCGTCCATCACCATCCGATACAGACCCACCACTGCTGCCACTATACGCCACATTGTACTGGGTACCGGTGGGTGACCTGGAGCATTCAACAAACAACGGATAAAGTTAATAAGACTAAGAGTATTGTATGCTCATGAGCTGGTCTGCTCTCTCAAAACCTACATAGCTTCAGTAACTTACTATGCTAGGGAGTTCAGATGATATAATGGACGCTGTTGGCTGCTTGTGATGtacgtgtgtacgtgtatcttGTGCTGTCTCTTTCATTAATCGTGTATCAAAGgtcaaattaatgtttgtcTACTCAGCAGAAAATTCGAGTTGCCATGAAACCTTGCAAGTTCAGGCAGCTGGAGCATGGCCTTTGGAAGATGGTTGCTGTTAGCTCTATTTCTGCACCTGCTGTGGACGCCAGCATTGAGCAGCATTGTGTCCAAGTCCAGTTTGAGCCAATGCACAGCTTATGGGAACTCTGAGCTGAGGAACAATGTTGGAGCTGTCTGCAGTAAGAAGTTGGTGGTTGCCATGGCCATTACTGCAAATGAGGTATACAGTTCAACTATTCTTGTAAAAGTTTTGTGTCTTATGTGTGAGCTCAAATTTGCACTTTTTTGCTTCAGGGAGCTGCACAGAAAATTGAAGCGAAGATTGCTAAAGTTACTGACACATCAGGGGAAGACATTAAAAACTCTCAGCTGCAACACCCTCTCAGGATTACCGTTAGAAAATCACCAGTTTTGATTAACTACAGGCTCTTCCAAGTTGGGGTAAGGGTCGGTAGATATGGCGTGATAATCGTGGGCACACtaaatgtatgcatgtaagCAACAAGCAAACACTTTCAGTTACGGTTCACCCTGACACTTCGTGTTTTCTCCCACTTGTAGGTTGTGGCAAACTACCCTCATGAGTTAGTTATACCAACTTCTCATTGGAGATGTAGAGAAGATTGGTTTGCTTCTGATCATGAGCTGGTTTGTCCCATCGTTAATAATCGATTGGGGAAAAGAGTATTTGACAGTCAGGTATGTGCATACCTTTTCAGTTCCTTACGAACTTGCCTATAATTGCAGGGAAGATGCTGCGGTTGCGGTGAGCACACTGAATGGAGAGGGAGCTCTGTAGGATGTGCCGGTCGTTATAATAAATATGTTGGCCACTGCCTGAGATTTGATAAATTAGCGTGAGTAAAATttaactgtacatgcagtacgaGCCTGATGGCATTGATTGCACATGGACTTTATGATGTACTTCTTAGGTGGTATGTGTTTGGGCTGTACCCTCCTCAGCTGCAATTCACGATCAGTGTCTCTATAGAGCGACTAGCTTACAGTCTAGCCAGTGAAGAGGAGGTGTGGGAGAGGATCTCTAGGCTGGAGATTGGCCCTCATAAGAGAACAACAACCTCTCCAGAGTATCAGGTAAGTTTCATATGAATTGTGAAAGGATGATGTGAATTGTTTAATTTTCATTATTGGCTACCCTCAAAATTGGTATTTCTCACTGATGTTAGGTCACTGTACAAGCACTGGTTGTCCATTGTTTGCCTGCATGACATTTATCATTATGATTATCTTTAGGTCCGAGCAGAGTACGTTGCCGATTTCAATCCAAGTACATTCGTGAAAACCACTTCACTTAGCACCAGATACTTGCTGATTCCCCAGACACTTCCAGTTTCTCGCCACAACTTAAAGCTCACCACCATTGCATATGGAATGCCTTTAGACGAAATGCCAAATATCCATAGATTTGTACAGTCCCTCAAGAATGCTACTGAGTGGATGGTTGTGCCCAAACCGCTATTCGATTTTACCGGAAGGTCCTGTAATAAGATTGGGGTGGGCTATTCTGCGTTCAGACACCAGCCTAGGATGTGCACCAGTAGGTATGGAAGGTAAGGTATATTCATTCCTCCATTAGAATAATATTACTGAATTCTCTGTTACGCAGTTGTCTGGACAATCAGCCATTTCTCCTTTGGAAACGAGATATTGTGAGTTTGACAGTGCCCCTTGTATATACACAGCCAGTATTTATTATTTAATTTGCATGTGCAGGAGCGTCAGAGAGCTAAGCGTCCTGGAGACTACATGCTCTATAACTACGGCAAGGTCCACTCTGTACCTCGCACATCGGGTATGACTGACTACCAAGTCAATTTCATTGCCGCTAACCCAGCCAAGAGTTTGATCACTATCTCATTAGCTGCTGATGATATAACTATTGTGGAGCATAAATCTTACGGGAGGATTGTTGAGGCATACATAGAGAGCTTTGAGTCATTGTCTGCGACTGGTGTGCTGAATATCATTATCCAGAATACTGGGAGATACACATCCGTGTTCAATGTGAGAACACTAATCATTCGAATGTTGttaccttattgttactattataaacggatactaattttagcgaatttgtaattaacgctaaattaagtattcgctaataataaaacgcaattaaaTCCATTATAAATGTCATTTCTTCGCAGGTGTTTGTGTTGCATTGCTCTGCTGGTATCGATTCAGTCCCTGCAATCTCCGTGACCCTTGACCCTAATCAGTTGTCCAATGTCTCATTTGTCATCTACTCCTTCCATGCCATCGGGAAGGTCAACCACTGCAAATGTGAGTGAATTTATGACGTAACTGTTTCTACACGCATctcatcattatttttttgtcTATATCTGTAGTGGAGTTGGTTGGTTTAAATGGGGAATTGTTGGACAACATGACAATTACCTTTGAGACCCTTGACACTTGTTTCTGCTATGGTTACTGTGGCTGTGCGGTAAGGCCAACTTTTTCTTTCACCCATGCAATAACCTCAGTTTTCATCTCTTAGTGCGGTGATGCAAACACTACTTGTCCCGAATCTACAGTAGCTAAAAATGGAACCGGATACATTGAAGACATTTGGGAGCAACCAAACTGGCTATTGGATCTGCAAAAAGCGTTGGCAGCCCTTGGGCCCACTTTATTGCTTGGTCTGTGGATTTGGTGGATACTTGGCTGCCTCGGTGCACTGAAAATCCTGCATATGATAATCACTGGTGAAATCAAGGTCCCTGAGCCTATTGTCATCATCGTAACTGTGATCTTAAAAGTACTTAAGAAAATATTTCAAGAGTGGTTTCCCAGAGCTTTCCAAGCGTGCAGTGCCTGCTGCGAGAAGTGTGTGTCGTGTTGCGTTGGCTGGTCACTCTGTGTGGTGACTGCTGGTAAAAGCAGGAAAGAAGAGGCTGTAGTTAGGAAAGTCGGTACTGGATGGAGAATTCCTCCGAACTGTGACGGCATGTGTAAGGGGGCCAAGTTAACACGACGGAGGCATCGGAAGCTAATGAGAGTCAACAAGAGGAAGGGAATGAAGAATGAGACGCCGTGGTATcaaaaaccatacaaatgCACCTGCAAAGTCAAGTAAGATGTTTTTTTTATAATGGTGTGCTTTCCAAATGGGATTTATTACAACCTTTGCAGTGCTGTACAGTGTTGTGGCGTTTCAGTTTGAGTACCATGCTTACAATATATAACGGGAAATCAGATAACTTTATCTCTTGGTTTCATATTCTTTTGATTCGTTTTCTCGCATATACACACAGGGAAAATATGGCATGCCTGAAGATAATTAAGGGAATGTTTTTCTTTTATTACTGCCTTCTCCTCCCCCTCATCTGGACCCTACACTACCTCTTTATATTTGTCAAGAGAAAGTGGAAGCGTCACAAGAGAAAGAAGAACTTTAGAGTGGAGCGAGCATCTGGAAACCAGGCCGAGGACCAGGCCTACCTGCAACTGGACAAGTACAGCAGAGGCAAAATTGAGAGGGAAATTATTGAATTTGATGCAGAGCTGAGGAAAGAAAGAAAGGAGAGAGTAAAAACGGGTGAGGATACTTCTAATTGGAAACCCTTGAGTGTTTTAGGCCGCATTATCAGTATGAATTTTTGTTCTTAAATTGTACAATGTCAAATGCATTTTTGATGAGTGTTTTAGCATTGTAATTTCTACAGAGAACATTGGCTTCAATCCAGAGGATGCAGTTGAGCTCCTGGAGTCATCACCAAATGCCACAGACAGTGATGAAGAGGGTGGGAAGATATATGCATCGAGTGAGATACAGTCCAGTGACACGTCAGACCCTGATGAGGCTGGAGACGTTGATGAGCTGTTGACACAGGAACACCCGGTCTATTTCAACTACCCCATTGCTGACAATCTACCACCATCAATGAAAGTAATAATACCAACCACAACGCCCCCATAAACCACGTGCAGTATGCTCACAGTAATTAGTAGTGCAGTCAGTCTGGatgccatacatgtacaaatggaTGCAAGTTTTTGTCTCTGGCGGATAATTCTAAATTTGTTATTCGTTACTTTTGCAGAATGTCGGCAAGATGCTGAGTGTACGAGGTAGACTGAGAACGTCAGAGAAGTCATCGCGCAGCTACCAGTTTGACCTCTATAAGTACACATACCAGGTAAACTAAAGTGTGTACATTTGAATACTTCTTCATTCACAATCCATGCAGGTTAAGGAGGTGAAACATGGGAAGGTACGATTGTTGAAACCTCCCAAACTCCTCACAAGCCTCAAAGAGTTTGAGCATTCACTGGACAGAGAGCAAGCCCTCAAGCTGGTCACAATAGCTCCACTGTTCCCTTGTTTAAATGATACCACATTATACGTTATCAAACAGACTGACAAACACTCTAAGGACACCACTTAATCagcattatatataattatcattgtcacaaacaattttatttgcatcataataataatcacaaGATACAAACGTGCACACTtccatacataattatagtaaaaaaTGAAAACACACCAATAAAGTCACACATGCTTTTGTGAGTCTTTGTTCTTTGTTAAGTGCACCATCACCGGAAGAAATGACCATCAACATTCTGCATGGATGAACAAACAGTGTGCAATCATACGCATCAAGTTGACATTATTGTGATCAACTATATAGCCGTAACAAATTTAaattcaatataattatactgtataatgtctCGCGTACATGTTTTCCTGCTTTGATGGCATTTAGTCGTTTGCTTCCTTGGTGTTTTCCCAGCCTGTAAATTAGTGATGTGAATGATatcaaaccacacacacagcacacagatGCTTTAGCCTAGTCTCCATTAATGTACTACTTATGAAACTACAAATCAATTCCTAGAAATAGTACATTCAAGTAACACAAAGGAATTGCTATCAAAAGAATTGCGGAATTGAAATCTCCAAACATGATTGTGTCTAATtgattaccgtatatagctggttattttcgtatggtggaaattttatattgtagagcatcatacaaaaattaaaactacgaaatgaCTCTACTgtaataggttcaacgtcactatcctgagctgtatgaGTATTTAAAATTGTtcgtacgaaaatttgcaccaacga is a genomic window of Halichondria panicea chromosome 15, odHalPani1.1, whole genome shotgun sequence containing:
- the LOC135348498 gene encoding seipin-like, which encodes MWRIVAAVVGLYRMVMDATRELFIRILMGILIFLGYVLLSLFIYAIMRRIMVPQKLHTLPVHLQYTPGCSDIQCPFPQAELILNGGKKLLSSGQYYKILLELEIPETNANQEVGVFMVNLTFHSTDGRYLSSSARPVMIRFKSFLLQILYTLFFAVPLLLGLWEQKQVIELVLFESYYEPYGDGALSALVTVQHHGVQLYSTQLSIEANFSGFTYYLYQWPISMSVIVIISIFVSLCTCTVLMWVSDVVRDYDEQRRAALQRRRMIQARTTGQAAQNGLGTQRRGRGRQQVGSNTALPPALEETTGSEISSEETSTVTGVEDLASEMGRGQSTPPPSITPTEGSVTSSDYSAGFNDVLSSLHTLSRELDGQEVGVANRNIRYRTGH
- the LOC135348500 gene encoding hapless 2-like — protein: MAFGRWLLLALFLHLLWTPALSSIVSKSSLSQCTAYGNSELRNNVGAVCSKKLVVAMAITANEGAAQKIEAKIAKVTDTSGEDIKNSQLQHPLRITVRKSPVLINYRLFQVGVVANYPHELVIPTSHWRCREDWFASDHELVCPIVNNRLGKRVFDSQGRCCGCGEHTEWRGSSVGCAGRYNKYVGHCLRFDKLAWYVFGLYPPQLQFTISVSIERLAYSLASEEEVWERISRLEIGPHKRTTTSPEYQVRAEYVADFNPSTFVKTTSLSTRYLLIPQTLPVSRHNLKLTTIAYGMPLDEMPNIHRFVQSLKNATEWMVVPKPLFDFTGRSCNKIGVGYSAFRHQPRMCTSRYGSCLDNQPFLLWKRDIERQRAKRPGDYMLYNYGKVHSVPRTSGMTDYQVNFIAANPAKSLITISLAADDITIVEHKSYGRIVEAYIESFESLSATGVLNIIIQNTGRYTSVFNVFVLHCSAGIDSVPAISVTLDPNQLSNVSFVIYSFHAIGKVNHCKLELVGLNGELLDNMTITFETLDTCFCYGYCGCACGDANTTCPESTVAKNGTGYIEDIWEQPNWLLDLQKALAALGPTLLLGLWIWWILGCLGALKILHMIITGEIKVPEPIVIIVTVILKVLKKIFQEWFPRAFQACSACCEKCVSCCVGWSLCVVTAGKSRKEEAVVRKVGTGWRIPPNCDGMCKGAKLTRRRHRKLMRVNKRKGMKNETPWYQKPYKCTCKVKENMACLKIIKGMFFFYYCLLLPLIWTLHYLFIFVKRKWKRHKRKKNFRVERASGNQAEDQAYLQLDKYSRGKIEREIIEFDAELRKERKERVKTENIGFNPEDAVELLESSPNATDSDEEGGKIYASSEIQSSDTSDPDEAGDVDELLTQEHPVYFNYPIADNLPPSMKNVGKMLSVRGRLRTSEKSSRSYQFDLYKYTYQVKEVKHGKVRLLKPPKLLTSLKEFEHSLDREQALKLVTIAPLFPCLNDTTLYVIKQTDKHSKDTT